The following DNA comes from Bos indicus x Bos taurus breed Angus x Brahman F1 hybrid chromosome 5, Bos_hybrid_MaternalHap_v2.0, whole genome shotgun sequence.
ctgctgctgctaagtcgcttcagtcatgtccgactctgtgcgatcccatagacggcagcccaccaggctcccccgtccctgggattctccaggcaaggaaacgagtgggttgccatcgccttctccagagaatgtgTATAGAGAAAGTAAAATCTAGTGAAGAGGTTATGaatataaagtctgccattgtcaCCAGCTTGCTATGAGTGCTCAGTATGTGTTAGCTTAAGGAATGTCTGAAGCAGCCCCAGGCTGAGGGCTGGGCACACAAAGATAAGTTAGACCCTGACTCAGCCTCAAGGAGATCTGATCTCGAGATGCAAATAGTCCTACAAGACAGCAAAGACAGCAGAGTGTGTTCTGGGAAACCCAGTGGTTTTGGGGGCCCAAGGAGAGGGATTGGACTTAACACAGGacatcaaggaaggcttcctgaaggaagCTGCAGGAAGACAGGGAGGTGGGGCCAGCTGCATGCACAGGAGGTAGGGGGCAAGTTCCAGGCAGAGAAGCAGCATGGATACAAGCCTGAAGGGGGCTGTCTGCCCAGAGAACATGGGTGGCACCTGCCTTACTTAGGCAGTGTGGTACTGTGGTTAGGGATGTGTGTTCTGGAGCTGGACTGCTGGGCTTAAATCCTGGCTTTGCCGCTTCACAGCTGCGAGATCTCAGACACTCTTTTAATTCCTCTGAGCCTCGGTTTGCATCTCTGGGCTGAGGATGACGGCAGCAAGGGTTCCTCCCTTGTCCGTGAGGGTCGGACAGGCTAGGATGTGTCAAGTGATTAGAGCGATGCCCGCCAGCCGCTGCtttggttgctgttgttgtttcttAGCCCTGGTGGTTTAGGCCTAGCTGTGGTCCCGCTCCCAGCCCCTGCAGGCATCGTGGACTCCCTCTCTGCAGGGTAGCATCTGCCCGCAGCTggccctgcctctccctcccttctcccctcccccagcccccgcgGCTGCTGCCATGGGAACCACCCAGGAAAAGCCTGGCGCTTCGAGCAACGCTGTGGGGGCTCCAGGGGAAGTTGGAGAGGGGTGCTGGGGAAAACAGGGGTGCCGGGGGCTGGAGTCAGGTCCTCCTCCCGTGTCCATGCAGACTCCTGTCTCAGGATGCTGGACCGCACTGCTGGCCTCTGCTCCCTGGCAGGAATTCACATCCACATGTCTCCAGGCGGAGCTGGCTTCCCCTTGAAATCAGGCAGCAGGGGGATGTGGTGGGGAAGACTGCTGGTCAGTCATTCACACCTTAGCAAGAACAAGCCCCTGGGACAGCTGCAGGCCTCAGGGAGGTGGTGGCTGGAGGTGGGGCTGCAGGAGGGATCCAGGGGGCTGTGATGCAGAATTGTGGGGTTACTCATTCCTCAAGCAGCCCGGAAGCCCCAGGCACTTGTCAGTGCCTGCTGGACGTGAGGTGCTCAGGACACCCAGAGCCTCCCCTCGAGGAGCCCCCCGCCCCACATGTGGGGAGGGAAGGCCTTCCAGTCAGAGggcttgcatgcatgtgtgtgtgtgagtgaaagtCAGCACCCTCCACCTGGGGCCCAGCccggggagggggctggaggacTCGGAGGGGAGCAGTCCCCATCTCACTGCAAAGGCCGAGGCTGAGTACAGGTGAACCAAGCGGGAAAGATCCAGAGTCTGGAAGCCAAGACCAGGAGGAGCTCCACTCCATCTCctccagaaacagagacacaccCATGTCCTCCCAGGCTGCACAGCAAAGCCAGGCCGAGAAGAGGCCGGAGCTGGACCTCCAGGCTCCAGGCTTCAGACAGCATCTAGGGGGCCCTGCTGTGGGGACCCAGGACATCCAGGGAGCCTGTCTGCTGGGAGCTGGGGCGGGTCTCTCCCCGTGGAATGTGGGGCAGCGGGGCTGGATGCCGGCTCTGCCTCCTGGGAGCGCCTCCTCTCCGCCACTGCCTGTGCATGCCCACCTGCACAGATGCCCGCAGCAGGCAGCAGATGGAGGAGGCATTGAGTGATTAATAAGTAGGTCCCTTTAAACAGTCGCTGTCCCGAGCGAGCACTGTTTGGAGCTCAGCTACCCCAGCTGCCATGGCGAGGCCAGGAAGCAGCCTCCCCGACCATCTGGGCACTCAGGGGAGACTCAGACCCTGGCCTGGGCGGGAGGATACACACGACCCGGCTAGCATGGCCCTTGGTGGCGGGGGAGGGTTTGAAGGGCCCTCAGGCCAGAGAGAAGCCTTTCCCAGCCGGGGTAGGCGGGGCAGTGTATCCGGGAGGCTTCCTGGGGGAGGCAGTCTCCAAGAGGCGGTGGTAGGAGTCAGGCAGGAGAGGAAGTAAGGGACTGGGGTCACTGGAAGGGTTGGCCGGGCTGAAGGTACAGCCCCTGAGAAGGCCCGGTGTGCCTGCAAGTTCCTCGAAGGTGGAGACGCCTTGGCAGGAAGCCTGCGCCCCTTCACAAAGAAGCATCTACGACTCAGAGCCCCCATCGTCTCTGCTTCTGGAGGACAGACTAGACCTCAGCGTGGAAGTGCTGGGTGAAGAATAAGAGAACCGAGGTCAGGGGCCCTGAGACCCCTGGCTGTGCAGTCTGTGGTGCCTGGTGGGGAGGACTGTGTCGGGGAACGGCCGTGGGGCAGGCTGGAAAGGCGTGTGGTTGGTGGAGCAGATGGACCGGTGTCTGCTGCATGGGGTCGGGGGAGGGCAGCTGAGCCCACGCCCTGAGTCCTGGGCTTCTGAGGGGCGGGAGCAGGGGGTGTGATGGAGCAGGCTGGGGCGGAGCTGGCCCCAGGTGGGGAGGCCGGCTGCATTCCACGCAGAACTTCGAGATACCCGGTAGCCCCAGGTGGACTCTGCGAGGCAGGAACTTGGGTCTGTGCGTCCTAAGACAATGAACTTCCTGCATTTGCCCTGGGCTCAGAAGGATGGGGAAGAgctggaggggggagggagggcttGGTGAGAGAGGGGGTGCTGAGAGCCTCCTAGGTGGTGGGAACAGCTTCAGCAAGGGCTAGGAGGGTGGGCAAGCGTGGGCCACCTGCGGGAGACAGCTGGCCGGTCTGAGCGTAGCCCCCAcatggggggagggaaggagggggtgcTTGGGTGGGACAGGGTGCAGGGCAGTGGGATCCGGGAGGTGGCCAGCAGGGCAGGTGGGGGAGAGGTAGTCATGGGGGGTGGGCATGAGAAGAGGGAGCCAAGATTCCCTGTCCCCCCAGAGGGGCCCAACACCCTCTCTGAGACCCCAAAGCAGCTTCCGTACCACGTCTTCTAATGGACCCCGCTGCTTAACTGCAGCCCCCGCGGGGCAGGGGTCCCGGCGTCTCTCAGCCTCTCTCTGTTTGCCCGCAGCAACTACACCGCCTTGTTGGGAGTGTGGATCTACGGCTTCTTCGtgttgatgctgctggtcctGGATCTTTTGTATTACTCGGCAATGAACTACGACATCTGCAAGGTTTACCTGGCGCGGTGGGGCATCCACGGACGGTGGATGAAACAGGACCCCCGGCGATGGGGGAACCCTGCCCGGGCTCCCCGGCCAGGGCAGCCGGCCCCGCAGCCCCAGCCTCCCCCGGGCCCCCTGCCGCAAGCCCCCCAGGCCGTGCACACGCTGCAGAGAGACAGCCACACCCCGCCGCTGATGACTTTCCAGAGCTCGTCCGCCTGGTGAGTGGCCGCCGTCGCTTGTCTTTGATGAGCTCGGAAAATGCTGAATCATTATTGCTGCTGGGTCTGACTCATTGATTACTGGACTATTTCCTTATTTGCCAAGAAAAGTTTAAAGTGGCTCCTAATAATAACATACGCCTGTATGGAAAGGTTGAAATGGAGCTTAGGAACAAAGCTTGCAAGTTGGTTTTACTCAGATTCTAGTGTGAGAGCTGCTGGCACTGAGCGTGAAATGGAGTTGTGAGTTTCCTGGCTGCCAAGGCAAAAAGGGAAATTGGATGGCTTTCCAAGTTTTCACAGTCTGGTCAGAGGATGCAAATTGAtctgccaggggctgagggagaagctttttttccagcatcaagtTTGAAAATAAGCATAATACTGGGTTCCATCGTGCATGTATGTTGAGTCACAGAAAGGCATCTGAGGGTGATGCAGTCAGGCTGCTCAGTGATGGCTCAGGGGAAGGGAAGAAAGTCGGCAAGGGGGATGTGGGATATTGGTTAGCCTGATAGGGTGGCTACCCCAGCAGAGCCCCCATTATCCTGCCCCAGGAGCACATTCATGGTCATTGCAATTCTCATATCTATTTGTCTCCAgtctggtgggggatgggggataCCCTAACCTGGGGGTCCCTGGGCAGTGCAGGGctggagggaaaggggagggggtcTGTGTGTTTTGGAGCAGGACCCCATTGTGCGGACGACCAGCACCAAGCACAGGCACCAGCCCCTGGAGCAGCCAAGCTGAGCAGAGATGCTCAAGTTCAGAGTCAGGTGTGGGGTTCAGGTGCTCTGCAGGGGCGGGGCTGCAGCCATGGACACACAGGACATGGGGTACGTCATCCCAGGACGTAACAGCACCGAGTCAGCCTGCAAGATCCGATGCAGAAACCTCCAACACGGTGACCCCTGCCGAGTCCATGCACTTGACAGGCAGCCCGGCCCCAGCTCTGCCAGTTACCAGCTCCGTAACTTTGGGCAAGCCCCGTCACCCTCCTCACCTGCCCATCCTTGTGAAGGAGCGGAGTGTAAGGACCTGCActgcccatccccacctcccGCCACCCCAggggtgtgctgctgctgctgctaagtagcttcaggcgtgtctgaccctgtgcgaccccatagacggcagcccaccaggctcccccatccctgggagtctccaggcaagaaccctggagtgggttgccatttccttctccaatgcatgaaagtgaaaagtgaaagtgaagtcgctcagtcgtgtccgactcttagcgaccccatggactggagcccaccaggctcctc
Coding sequences within:
- the SHISAL1 gene encoding protein shisa-like-1 isoform X2, producing MTSCGQQPLNVLAVLSLLISAVLSAHFRVCEPYTDHKGRYHFGFHCPRLSDNKTFILCCHHNNTVFKYCCNETEFQAVMQANLTAGSEGYMHNNYTALLGVWIYGFFVLMLLVLDLLYYSAMNYDICKVYLARWGIHGRWMKQDPRRWGNPARAPRPGQPAPQPQPPPGPLPQAPQAVHTLQRDSHTPPLMTFQSSSA